The genomic interval ATGCAGAATGGCGAGGTATTGGAATGCGTCGATTCCTTTGAGGTGCTTTTCGACGATAATTGTCGCCCGGCGAAGCGTTTCAATCTTATCCGGCGTGACTTCCCCGATGATTCGTGTGGCCAGAGCGGGACCCGGGAAGGGAATCCGGGTGAACAACTCCGAAGGCAGGCCCAGCGCCTTGCCGACGGCCCGGACACCGTCCTTTCTCAACCGTAGCAGGGGCTCGATGATTTTGTATCCGAAAGCCGCCTGCGGATCGATGCCGAGTTGTACAAACACATTGTGTTGGCGTTTGATGCCCGCTACGGTTTCATCCACGTCGGTGAGGATCGTGCCCTGGAGAAGATACCGGGCACCGCTTTCCCTGACGACACGCCCGAAGACGTTTCTATAAAAAGTCTGGGTTACGGCTTCGCGCTTTTCCTCTGGATCAGTCAGTCCCTTGAGGGCGGCGAAAAATTCGGCTTTTGCGTCACAGACTTCGACGGGTACCCCCAGGCTGCGAAAAAAACCGACTACCTGCTCGGCTTCCCCGGCCCGCATGACACCGTTGTCAACAAAAATGGAGCGCAGGCGTTTCCCCAGGGCGCGATGCCCGATCATGGTGACTACCGATGAATCGACGCCTCCTGAGAGGGCGTTGATGGCGATGCCGTCCCCGACAACATCCTGAATTTCCTTGACGCGTTCATCGATGAAACGGTCTGCGTCCAGTGACTGCAGGGTAATTTCCTGAACCATGAGATATCCTCCTTCGGGATGGCTTCTGATTTATTTTCTCTTTCCGAAATATGGAAGACCCGTCGTCCGGTGTTTTTGCAGCGGACCCCACATCGGCGACGGCGAGAGAGACGATTTTGATATTCACGCGGCGTTTCGAAAAGTTGTCTTTATATTCAATATATTTATAAATATGGTGCATTATTCCGGACGGTCATCATAGGGCTATGGTGTGAAATCTATATGGTAAGTCATCTGTGGTGTCAAGTGCTTCTCCGAAGGAGGATGCTTTTTCAAGACAGCATATTCAATCGCCCCCTTCGATGTCTATGACCTCGAGGTTTTGTTCCCGGGTAAAATTTTTAATGTCCGTACCGCTGAAGATATTTGGTCGAGAATCTTTCCGCAGGGAAGCCCACATTGAACTTTCGGAAGGGGAGATCGATGTGCCAGGGGGAGGCGTGGTCCCTTTGGTGATCGTAGGTATAAAAATCCGTCTCGTAGTGGGAATAAAGGTCAAGGACCCTGCCGTTTCCGTATCCGTAGAAATAATTTTGTGTCGTCTTCCAGAGTTTGCCCTCCAGGTCATAGGCGTCGGCCAGACCGCTCTTCCAGTTTCCGCCCATGGACCAGAGAACCTTCTTGCTGTACACGGGGCAGTCCTTTCTGGTTTTGGGTGTTGCCTCGATTACATGGACATTGGGCCACAGACGCCAGTTCATTCGGGGGAATTTTTCTCCCACCGTCGTCGGATGACGACGCTGCGTCGCCCGGTTTTCTGTTATAAAGTCCGTTGAAAAAAGCGTGGTCAGCTTGGGCTGAACATGAATGAGCTTCCAATCCCAGCGGGCGATGGGAACGTCCAGTGTACGAAAATCCCCGATTGATGAATCTGAACCGACAAAGGCGTCGAAACGCTGGCCGCTCGTGACACGGCGGATTCGTCTCATCATGGGAATGTAAGTAAATGAATCATCCGGTCTGTTCTGGTCGTTGAAGCGGTAGGTCAGGTTGCCGTAGCCTTGCAAATCGGCCGGAGTTTGTACATAAACAAGTTCCTTGAAAAAGATACTCTCCATTTTTGTGTCATAAACGGGTTTTGGAGAGAGGGTTTCCCTGCTGGTGAGAAAAATCCTATCCCAGGACATTTCAACGACTCGCTCCCGCTTTCCTTTGCTGTTTACAAAAAACATGTTAACCCAGTCGTGGGTAAAGTCGTCGCCGTCATAGGTGTTTATCTGGTTGTACCAGGCCTTCAGACCCGCCTGGGGATCCTTCGGGTCCACCGTGAAGAAGGGAATGCCGCCGGTCCACCACCTGCCGCCCTTCGTTTTCAGATTCCCGTCGGGGGTGATGACCGCCTGTCCGGCGTTCGCCTTGGTCACGGCGGCGAAAGCCTTGGGAACGGGCCAGGGCTTGTAGTCGGCAATGACCATCTCCATGCCCCGTTTCACCATCTCGTAAATGCCCGGACTGGTCAGGGCGATCAGCTCGTTCTTCATACTGTCCACATTGTTCTTGTTGATGACCATGCCCACCTTGATTTTCCCGTTCGAAAGCCTCTCCACCTCGCTGGGAGGAAGCTTCATGGGCATACCCGTAAAATCAAATTTCTCGGGATGCCGCTCAAATCCGACGTAACCGGCCAATCGGGCTTGCTGATCGGTTAAGGCGCCGGCGGGCAAAGGCCATACCGACGTAATAAACAAAGCCAGGACGAGCAACCTCCGCAGCGGGGTCATTCCGTTTTTCTGCATAATCAAATTCCTCTGGAGAGGCGATAAAACAAAACTTGATCCGTCTTGTCAAGCATATCTTGCCGATGCGGCATCGGCATGACAGGGACAGGCGTTTCACCGCCCTTGCCGGGTTCATCCATGATCTATGGTGCGTTCACGATATGAAGGGGAGATGCGGGGTTGGGTTATCCAGATACGGGTACCTGTACGGGCCGTCCCTTTTCCGGGTCCGCCCAGACGGGAGACAACAGATAAGTTTGCCTGCTGTCGCGGTGTTTTCCCTTTGGAAGGTTATCATCAATTTCATTGAGACAGATCCGGAATTTTAAAGCGGGCTTCCTACGTATCGTCCCCATGAAGATCAGGTTGTTTTTCTTCGGCGAGTGTCACTTCGTCTTCTCTGAGGATCTTGAGAACTTTCCCGAAAAGCAGAAGGTCCTGTCCCGCCGTTTGGTCGAAAACAACCTCGTCTCCCGGTTTGAACATCGTGACTTTGTCTCCCACGGAGAGAATCTTTCCGGATCCGGCTATACCGATGCCCTCCCGGAGATCGGTGATGCCTTCCAGGAGTTTCGGTTGGATCACGACCTTGTCTTCATCCTTGCCTCGCTCTTCTGTGTTGATGAATCTTTCCCTCAACGTTTCATCCCTCCTTTTTTATATGAAGCCGTGGCTCGCTTGAGACGACTAACCAATACGTTACAGACAATATCCGTCCATTCAAACCGGGGGTCAAGATCTAATGTATTTATGCATGGCTTCCGGTGAATTTTCCTCTGGCAAATCACCGGGAAATAACACATCCTTCGGCTCGTCCAGCCACGCCGGCCAGGGGACCTGGCAGGGAGATCGGGGAATGAAATCTTAAGCCGGGTCAATTTTTTTTCAGGATGTCCCTGATTTCAGCAAGCAGGCTTTCCTGCCTGGTTGGTTCGGGGGGAGGCGCCGGCGCTTCTTCCTTTTTCTTCTGCATGGCGTTCATGGCTTTGATCACCATGAAGATGGCAAAGGCAATAATCACGAAATCGACAACAGACTGGATGAACTTACCGTAGCTCAACGTCACCGCCGGCACATCCCCGGCGGCCTGCTTGAGGGTAATCGCCAGATTGGAAAAATCGACGCCGCCGATCATGAGACCAACGGGGGGCATGATGACATCGGCGACGAATGAAGAGACGATTTTTCCAAAAGCACCACCGATAATAATACCGACGGCCATGTCCACCACGTTTCCTCTCATGGCAAAAGTCTTGAATTCTTGGATCACGCTCATTTGGACTCCTCCTTATTTTCTAGTCGTTCGATGATGAATGTCAGGGGGTGACCGTAAATCGAAGCCACCGGTCTCCCGGGCATAGTTTGGTCCTTACATGACTTATTGTTTAAGGATTCTGGCCATGCCCACTGAGGCGGTTTGGGTACCCCCGATGCAGAATTCTATTACTACCAAACCGTTTTCAAGTCAAAGACAAGGAGGCACAGATTCCTCCATTCCAGCTCGACGGCAGCATTGAAGTATTGAAGGGAGAGTTGGACTGACGTCGATCAGGTATTTCCGGTTTCAACGAGGCGAAGAACCACACGGTTTCGTCCCTGCCTCTTGGCCTCGTACAATGCGGTATCGGCCGCGCGAAACAGCGCCATACTGGACATACCAACCGCCTGGAAGGCCTCGATTTGTGCGACGCCTAGGCTCAGGGTCACGGTGGAGGCGATCCCCGAATCCTCGTGGGGGATAGCGTATTCCGCAATCGCCGTCCGGATTTTTTCCGCGACATGCAGGGCGCCTTTTGTCCTCGTTCCGGGAAGTATGACCGCGAATTCCTCCCCGCCGTAGCGGGCGACGAAGTCTCCGGGCCGCAGGGCCGTTTGTTTGATAACCCGGGCGATCGTTTGCAGGCATATATCCCCTTCCTTATGGCCGTACCGGTCGTTGTATTTTTTGAAGAAATCGATGTCGCAGACAATCAGCGACAGAGGGTTGCCATTGCGCAGCATCCTTTTCCATTCGATTTCCAGGTGTTCATCGTAGGCACGACGGTTGGCGATTCCGGTCAGGGAGTCTGTTGTGGAAAGCCGGTAAAGGTCCTCGTTGGCCTTTCTCAGCATGTCCTGGGCCCGGGTGAGTTTCTCGTAGTCCTGGGCATTTTCAACCGAGAGCTCACAGACTTCGGCAATGGACAGGGCCAGGTTCAAGTAATGATCGATATAGCGGGGAAACGCGATCTCTTCCACTGCGACCACCCCCCTGGTTTCCCCGCGACGGGTGATACGCACCAGAAACCCCTTTTCTGTCTCCATATAGCCCCCGGCCCCGTTGAAAGCGGCCATTCTCTTTTTCATCGTTTCCGTTTCCGCCGCATCCACCGCCTCTTCCGGCCGGATCCAGAGCCTGTCCGGTAAACCGTCCCGAAAACTCAGATAACAGACCCTCCGCGGCGCAAAAAGAAAGCTGTAAACGTCCAGCATCGCTTCAATGGCTCCGGCTTCGGTTACGATTCGGGCCAGGTTGGCTATGAGATCTATGGTCATGGCATATGTGGCGGTCTGTTTTCTGATTTCACTGATTTCCGCCTCGGCCCTTTCCTCCTGCAACGTCATTTGCCCTGTCAGGAAGGCTCTTGTAAAAAGCAGACGGAGCGACGCAATACCCGTGAACTGAACTTCGAAAGGTTTGCCCAGATATCCGGTGAAAGCCCGCAGGTGCTCCGGCCCTCGGTCGTCGACACCCGTGTCGAGAAGAACGATTTTTTTTGTGGTCTCTCCGAACATGTCCCGCGCCGTTTTCCTGTCCAGGCCGAAACGTTTCATATTGTCGGGCCAGTCGGCCAGCCATCCGGATGTCGTCAGATAAGCGCCCCCGTCCAGGCAGCGGTTGATCAGGAAGGAGTCGGCAACCATCTGGAAGCAGTTCTCCAGTCGATGGACCTGAATATCGTAATCATTCGAGATAAATTCGGAAAGACCCTTCAGACAGGGGCCACCAAAAATTTCAAACCGCCCGGTGTTACCGGAGGCGGTCGCCCATTCCACGATTTCCTCCCGCCCCAGTGGCGGCCGTCCGCATCGGGCGGGAAAGGCCGTCACGGAGACGTTACCCAGCTTCTCCACCGCGAGCGCTGCCTCCGCTTCCTTCAGAAAATGTTCGCAGACGCCGAAGGTCGTTGTCATTTTAGAGGACATCAGGCCGGGGCTCCTTTTACGGGATAGGTTCCATGACGCCGCAGGGATTCACCGATTTCCAGGAGTGTTTCTTCTGGAACCTGCCAGGGAATTTCACCATGATTGTCCGAAAGAATGAAGCCGCCCCCCGTTGCCCCTTGGCTGATCGCTTCTCTGACCTTTTGCCGCGCTTCGGCTGCACTCCAGCGCCGCATCTCGACTCCGTTCAGGTTTCCCAGGACAGCGATTTTCCCTCGGCATGCGGATTTGATCCGAGCCAGATCTTCCACACAGCTTACGCCGACCACTGCCGCGCCAGTTTGAACAATATCGCCAAGAATGGGGAGTGCGCGCCCTGAGGACAGGTGGGTTGCCACCGGTCCGTTGAGCCTGGCCAGGACGCGTCCGGCAATTTTGAAGCCCGTACGCAGGAAATGATCGCGGGGGACCATGTCGGGTGAGGAGACGGGATCAAAATAGCAGATCGCCGTTGCGCCCGCCGCAAGCTGCGCGTTGGCCCAGTCCACACAGAAATCCTGGTTTATCCTCATCAGCTCCGCGAAGCGTTCAGGGTTCTCCATCATTAAATCCAGATAGGGGCCGAAACCCATCTGCATGACCGGAACGGAAAAAGGGGACATGACGACGCCGATTATCGGACACTCGTCCCCGACGCGGGTTTTCATGAGTTCAATGGCCCTCAGAACCTTGGTCAGACAGGGCGTTTTCGTGATATCCGGGACTTTTAGCCGTCCGATCATGGCGGCCTCTTTAATAAAAGACTCATCGGAATTGGGCGGGCCGTCCGGAGTGAAAATGAACTCGCCGCCCGAGGCTTCAATTTCCACGGGGGCGTAGAAAAAACCGTACAGGCAGTCATGGCCGTATTTGGCCCGCATACGGCTCTGGGCTTCGGCAACGTGCTCGGCTTTCGAAAAATAATCTTGAATGGAAAGCCCCAGTTCCCTTGCGCCATGCATGGTGAGCAGCAGAAACAGGGGGACCCGATCGGGTTCATTATGTCCCAGGGAGGTGAGCGTGCGTTGCATGGAGGTCATCGTTTCCTTTTTCATGACAGATCTCCCGTGATGTTCCGGACGATGCCCGGGGCATCCGACGCGGAATAGCCCATCGCGTCGGCACCGACTTCACGCCAGAGTCCGGCGTCAAAACGAAATGGGGCGCCTCCGACCACGACTTTCACGTCCAGGTTCGCCCTTTTCAAGGCGGTGACAACTTCCCGGACCCGCAAAGCGGAATTCAGCATCAGAGTCGAAAGCAGAAGGACCCGGATTTCGTCGTCCCGTACTCTGGTGATGGTATCCGAGACCGTTGTACGACCATAATCCTTGACATGAAAGCCGTTGGCGCGCAACAGGGCATAGACGATACGCTTGCCGAGCAGATGATAATCATCAAGCACGGCGATGGCCATCGGCGGCTGGTTTCCGTCTCGGGTATCATCTGGAGGCAGCAGACCCTCCACCAGTTCTTCACAGATGCGGCCGCTCATATAAACCTGCGCCAGGGAGACGTCACCGCGCTCCCATCTGTCGCCGATGCGTATGAGAGCCGGCATAACCAGCCGGTCAACGATTTCCATGGGTTTCATTTCCGATCTTGCCGCATCCGCCATTCTGCGGACGGCGAGACGGTCGATGGACAAAAGAGCCTGCTCAAATTGCCGGGAAGTTTCTTGCATGAAGCCCCCTTTTTTTGTGAAACTCTTTTTCCCGACATGATTATCACAAAAAAAGTGTTTTGCCCATCTCCACTTAACCATAATGAAAGGGTTTTTTATTTTGATCCCTCCCGGCAGAATCTGCTCAATGGCGGGCGGGAAGCACTGTGATCCGGTTCCGTTCTTTCCCGTGGTTATCCGGTATCTGCCGGAGTGGATAATCCGAAAATTCAAGGCTGGAACGTGCCGGGATCAGGTGATATGTTATGTCCGGCCTTGAATGGCCGCAGGGGGAAATGTGGTTTCAGTCTTTCTGATTTTTTTTGCCGTCCTGATTCTGGTCATCCTTGGGGGTATCCGTCATAGCCGGAAAACCCCGGCCGAACTGGCCGATTTGGCAAGTGATCTAGGTATCCGCCTCACGAGGGACTGGACCTTTTCAAAACGGGGTGGGGCAGGGTCGACGATTCGATGCACCCCCGGTTATACCGCCCTTTACCGGGGGCTTCCCGTTTTTGTCGCCCATGTCCGCGACCGGGAGGGGCGGATCATCGGGACCGCCTTTGTGCTGCCTTTGACCCGCTCCCTGCCGTTTCCCTTATTCTGCACCTGTCACGTGGATTCATTCGGGCCGTCCATGACAGGGGATACATACCGGGACATTTACCTGAATCGGGTCGATACGGGAATCGCCGGTTTGAAATGCTGGTCGACCGAAGAGGGCAGGTCGAGGGTACTCCCGGAGGGGGGTGATGTCCTCATTTCTCTGAAGCGCCTTGCCTCCCTCAGCGGGACAGCGGGGACTCGGGACCTTTCCGGTTTACCCCGGGGGGGCTTTATGGTAAATGACCGGGAGATTATCCTGCTCGTTTCCAGCTCCGCGATGCTGAGCCGAGAATGGGTTGAGGAGGCCTACCGTTTTTGTCAGATTCTGTCGGCTTACGGCAGCGGAGGGCCGGGCGTGTCGATGGCCGCACAAAAACGCGGTTGGAAGGTCTGGATGGTGGTTCTGTTCGCCTTGCTCGCAGGATTCATCATCGGCGCGATGATTACGGGACAGATCAAACCGGCAAAGCCCTCTTTGTCGTGGTGCTGGAAATTCAACGGGTGACAGGTTCCGCGGGGAGACGTGCCATGAAAGTTGCGAGAGTTGAGGAAATGCGGTCGATGGACCGCTATGCCATTGAGCGGTTCAAAATTCCCGAGGAACTCCTGATGGAAAACGCCGGGCTGGCCTCGGCCTCCGTCCTGAACCGGGAAATCGGCATTCGGGGAAAGAAATTCGTAGTTCTCTGCGGCGGAGGAAATAACGGTGGGGACGGGTTTGTCGTGGCCAGAAAAATCCTTTCCGACGGTGGCAGGATCAAGGTGTTCATTTCTGGTGATCCGGACAAATACAGAGGGGCGG from Deltaproteobacteria bacterium carries:
- a CDS encoding ExsB family transcriptional regulator; this translates as MVQEITLQSLDADRFIDERVKEIQDVVGDGIAINALSGGVDSSVVTMIGHRALGKRLRSIFVDNGVMRAGEAEQVVGFFRSLGVPVEVCDAKAEFFAALKGLTDPEEKREAVTQTFYRNVFGRVVRESGARYLLQGTILTDVDETVAGIKRQHNVFVQLGIDPQAAFGYKIIEPLLRLRKDGVRAVGKALGLPSELFTRIPFPGPALATRIIGEVTPDKIETLRRATIIVEKHLKGIDAFQYLAILHEDRVTGMRDGKREFGMQIEVRCWDSIDARTATPTRLSFDILDALAREITSDIPGVVSVTYNIATKPPSTIEAI
- a CDS encoding DUF1329 domain-containing protein; this encodes MQKNGMTPLRRLLVLALFITSVWPLPAGALTDQQARLAGYVGFERHPEKFDFTGMPMKLPPSEVERLSNGKIKVGMVINKNNVDSMKNELIALTSPGIYEMVKRGMEMVIADYKPWPVPKAFAAVTKANAGQAVITPDGNLKTKGGRWWTGGIPFFTVDPKDPQAGLKAWYNQINTYDGDDFTHDWVNMFFVNSKGKRERVVEMSWDRIFLTSRETLSPKPVYDTKMESIFFKELVYVQTPADLQGYGNLTYRFNDQNRPDDSFTYIPMMRRIRRVTSGQRFDAFVGSDSSIGDFRTLDVPIARWDWKLIHVQPKLTTLFSTDFITENRATQRRHPTTVGEKFPRMNWRLWPNVHVIEATPKTRKDCPVYSKKVLWSMGGNWKSGLADAYDLEGKLWKTTQNYFYGYGNGRVLDLYSHYETDFYTYDHQRDHASPWHIDLPFRKFNVGFPAERFSTKYLQRYGH
- the mscL gene encoding large-conductance mechanosensitive channel protein MscL — its product is MSVIQEFKTFAMRGNVVDMAVGIIIGGAFGKIVSSFVADVIMPPVGLMIGGVDFSNLAITLKQAAGDVPAVTLSYGKFIQSVVDFVIIAFAIFMVIKAMNAMQKKKEEAPAPPPEPTRQESLLAEIRDILKKN
- a CDS encoding diguanylate cyclase, with the translated sequence MSSKMTTTFGVCEHFLKEAEAALAVEKLGNVSVTAFPARCGRPPLGREEIVEWATASGNTGRFEIFGGPCLKGLSEFISNDYDIQVHRLENCFQMVADSFLINRCLDGGAYLTTSGWLADWPDNMKRFGLDRKTARDMFGETTKKIVLLDTGVDDRGPEHLRAFTGYLGKPFEVQFTGIASLRLLFTRAFLTGQMTLQEERAEAEISEIRKQTATYAMTIDLIANLARIVTEAGAIEAMLDVYSFLFAPRRVCYLSFRDGLPDRLWIRPEEAVDAAETETMKKRMAAFNGAGGYMETEKGFLVRITRRGETRGVVAVEEIAFPRYIDHYLNLALSIAEVCELSVENAQDYEKLTRAQDMLRKANEDLYRLSTTDSLTGIANRRAYDEHLEIEWKRMLRNGNPLSLIVCDIDFFKKYNDRYGHKEGDICLQTIARVIKQTALRPGDFVARYGGEEFAVILPGTRTKGALHVAEKIRTAIAEYAIPHEDSGIASTVTLSLGVAQIEAFQAVGMSSMALFRAADTALYEAKRQGRNRVVLRLVETGNT
- a CDS encoding methylcobamide--CoM methyltransferase MtbA — translated: MKKETMTSMQRTLTSLGHNEPDRVPLFLLLTMHGARELGLSIQDYFSKAEHVAEAQSRMRAKYGHDCLYGFFYAPVEIEASGGEFIFTPDGPPNSDESFIKEAAMIGRLKVPDITKTPCLTKVLRAIELMKTRVGDECPIIGVVMSPFSVPVMQMGFGPYLDLMMENPERFAELMRINQDFCVDWANAQLAAGATAICYFDPVSSPDMVPRDHFLRTGFKIAGRVLARLNGPVATHLSSGRALPILGDIVQTGAAVVGVSCVEDLARIKSACRGKIAVLGNLNGVEMRRWSAAEARQKVREAISQGATGGGFILSDNHGEIPWQVPEETLLEIGESLRRHGTYPVKGAPA
- a CDS encoding cobalamin-binding protein, with the protein product MQETSRQFEQALLSIDRLAVRRMADAARSEMKPMEIVDRLVMPALIRIGDRWERGDVSLAQVYMSGRICEELVEGLLPPDDTRDGNQPPMAIAVLDDYHLLGKRIVYALLRANGFHVKDYGRTTVSDTITRVRDDEIRVLLLSTLMLNSALRVREVVTALKRANLDVKVVVGGAPFRFDAGLWREVGADAMGYSASDAPGIVRNITGDLS